Genomic window (Rosa chinensis cultivar Old Blush chromosome 6, RchiOBHm-V2, whole genome shotgun sequence):
ATCGACAACCTCGATTTGAGATTGATGAAGTCGATGCCCAATTGAAGGATGAAGAAGGCCGTGTGGTACTCACAAAACCAACGGCCAAAATGGCTCAACATTTGAAGCCGTTATACATCACGGCTTACATAGAGGGATATCCAATAACGAAAGTTTTGGTGGACAATGGTGCAGCAGTTAATGTGTTACCTACAGCCGTCATGAAGAAATTACGCAGGACTGAATCCGATTTGCTCCCTTCAGACATTACAGTGAGCAACTTCTCTGGAGGTAAGAGTAGGCCAAGAGGTATCCTCCCCTCGATGTCACAGTGGGGGAAAAGACAAACATGACGGCTTTCTTCGTGGTCGATTCATCTGCTCATTACAATGCATTGCTTGGCCGCGATTGGATTCACCAGAACATGTGTGTACCTTCTTCCCTGCATCAAGTTTTGATCTTCTGGCATGGCGACAAAATTGAGGTCATTCCAGCAAACAATAACCCATTTCAAGCATCCACCAATGTAGTAGAAGCAAGGTTTTATGAAGACGATATTGGTTATTTCACTTTCAGTGGACGAGATAGCAAGGGCCGACCTACTCAAGTTACGGCCCAGAAAATTGTCAACCTAGGGAGTGAGGATGTTTTGCAAGATGCAGAGCATCCAACCTTGGTTGACCTCTTCAAGGACAATATCAATGTCTAGAGACCCAAGGTCTCTAGAAAGAAAGGCCGCAGTCCGATCTATTTTAGGACGTTTGCTGGCCTATTGGGCCGACAGGACTACCAAGTCTAACTCGGCCATCAACTTAATGGAATATATTACAGAACAACAGGAAGAAGAACTGCAGTTGGAAGATATCGGCCCAGCCCCGGCCGAATTAGAAGATACTGAAGCCGAAACTCAAGATCCTGTAGACCAAATCAACTTGGGAGATGAAGATAACCCTCGGCTGATCTCTATCAGTAGACTTCTCGATCCAGAACTGCGAGCAGCGATGGAGGCTTTATTACGAGAATATAAGGATTGTTTTGCATGGGAGTACCATGAAATGCCCGGGCTCGATAGAAGCTTAGTAGAACATGTATTACCTCTTAGAGATGATTGTAAACCTTACAAACAAGCTCCTCGGCGATGTTCCGCCGAGgtacaaattgaaatgaaagaggaaattgAACGATTACTACATGCTAAATTTATTAGACCTGCTAGATATGTGGAATGGGTTTCCAACGCTGTACctgtaagaaagaaaaatggcaagatgagagtATGCGTTGACTTCAGAAACTTAAATTTAGCAACTCCAAAAGATGAGTATCCTATGCCAATGGCCGATCTCTTAATTGATGGAGCGGCCAAACATGAAATATTATCTTTCATGGATGGTCACGCCGGCTATAATCAAATTTTTGTAGCCGAAGAGGATGTCCATAAAACCGCCTTCATGTGCCCAGGCTTTGTTGGAACCTTTGAATGGGTAGTGATGCCTTTCGGCTTAAAGAATGCCGGAGCAACTTACCAGAGGGCCATGAATGCCATTTTTCACGATTTAATTGGCAAAACCGTAGAGGTGTACATAGATGACGTGGTTGTTAAATCCAAAACCCGATCAGGACATCTAGCCGATCTTGAACAAACATTCAAACGTATGCGAAAACATAAACTTAAAATGAACCCCAAAAAGTGTGTTTTCGGAGTATCAGCGGGGAATTTTCTTGGTTTTCTCATCCACCAACGAGGAATTGAAGTCGACAAAAATAAAGCTAAAGCCATTATCGACGCACCCGCTCCTTCTAACAAAAAACAGCTACAATCATTCCTTGGTCAGGTTAATTTTCTTAGACGATTCATCTCTAATTTGGCTGGTAAACTACGGCCTTTCTCTTCTCTACTTAAGTTGAAAATTGGAGATGAATACAAGTGGGAGCCAGAGCACCAACAAGCTTTTGACGAACTCAAGAAGTATTTAACACAACCCCCAGTGTTAGTACCTCCACAGAAAGGAAAGCCGTTGAAGCTCTACATAGCGGCCACAGCTGAATCGATTGGGAGCATGTTGGCTCAAGACAATGATCAAGGAAAAGAGCAAGCCATCCATTATTTGAGCAGGATCCTCACACCAGTTGAGATAAGATATTCGCCGATTGAAAAACTATGCCTCGTGCTCTACTTTTCGGCGATTAAATTACGACATTATATGTTACCATCAGTCGTTCATATAATTTCACAAACGGatttaattaaatatatgttgacTCGGCCGATCATCAAAGGCCGAATTGGAAAATGGACAATGGCGCTTTCTGAATTTACTTTCAAATACGTGGCCCAGAAGTCAGTCAAAGGCCaggcattggctcaatttcttgcTGACCACCCTTCTGTTGAAATTGAAGATATGGAGAACGTTGAAATAGATACTGCACAAGTCGGCCAGATGTACCACGAGCCTTGGCTACTatattttgatggctcaagcACTAGTGACTCCGCCGGGGCAGGAATAGTGATTGAATCTCCAACCGGCCAAAAGCATCAATATGCCTTCAAACTGGACTTTAACTGCACAAACAACCAGGCTGAATATGAAGCCTTAATAATTGGCCTGGAAGTATTAGAGGAACTTGGAGCAACAAGAGTTAAGGTGTTTGGGGACTCCCTATTAGTCATCAATCAAATGCTCCAGGTTTTTAGATGTTCAAATCTCTCATTGGCCACTTATTATGCCGCCGCACAACAACTGCTTAGTTGTTTTCATGATGTGGAATTTCACCATCTTCCGCGAGAACTCAATCGTGAAGCGAATGAAATGGCTCAAATTGCTTCTGGCGTCAGCATTCCAGTAGGCCAAACTAACAAAATCatcataattgaaagaaaatcgTTGCCATCTTTGGCCGAGAGAGGTATGCCAGCCGATGTCTTTGAGTTAGATGTGCCACTTGGTGATTGGAGATTTCACATAATCCAACACCTTTTGATGAAAACTGATGGCGGTGGGAGCCGAAAAATTAGAATGTTGTCTAGCAAGTTCACAATTAAAAATGGTGAACTGCTAAGGAAAAATCCTGATGATGACCTTCTTCTTCGTTGCCTCGGCTCAGAAGAAGCCCAGTTAGTAATGGCTGAAGTTCATGAGGGTATTTGCGGAGCACACCAGGCTGGGATAAAAATGAGATGGTTAATTAGGAGACATGGCTACTACTGGCCAACTATTCTTAAAGACTGTATTGAGTATGCTCGAGGTTGTGCTCCTTGCCAACTTCACGGGTCCATTCAGAGAGTTCCTGCTTTCCCCATGAATCCAATAGTGAAGCCATGGCCTTTTCGGGGCTGGGCAATGGACATAATTGGCCAAATCTCTCCCCCATCTTCCAAACAGCACAGATGGATACTGGTAGCCACAGACTACTTTACAAAATGGGTTGAAGCCGTTCCATTCACCTCCATAAGTAGTGCCGAAGTGATCAGATTCATTGAACAGCAAATCATTCATCGCTTCGGCATCCCAGAAACTATAACGACTGATCGAGGATCGGTGTTCATAGCAGAAGCCGTCATTGAACGAATGGCCGAGTATAAGATTACAATGCAGCAGTCAACACCCTATTATGCTCAAGCTAATGGACAGGCTGAGGCTACCAACAAGGTCCTCATCCAAATTGTGGAAAAGATGATTCAGGAAAATCCGCGTGATTGGCACAATCTTCTATCAGAAACTTTATGGGCTTATCGGACCTCCAAACGCTCGGCTACAGGGACAACTCCCTTTGCTCTAACTTATGGACATGATGCAATTTTACCGATGGAAATGACAGTCAGATCATTGAGAGTCGCAGTGCAAAATAATCTCACAGCCGACGAATATAGTCAGGCAATGTTGCAAGAACTAGAAGATCTTGACCAGGCGCGGATGGATGCACATGATCGTCTTCAAACTCAAAAGAAGGCAGTCGCTCGTGCTTACAATAAAAAGACCAGATACAAGAGTTTTGAGGAAGGCgagttggtttggaaagcagtGTTACCCATCGGCACGAAGGATCCCAGATTTGgaaaatggtcaccaaattgggAGGGTCCGTTTATTATTgacaaagttcttggaaaaggaGCATATCATTTGAGAGATAAAGATGGCGAACGACACGCAATGCCCATTAATGGCCAATACCTAAAGAAATATTATCCCACAATGTGGGAAGCGCGAGCTGCTGAATAATGGTGTAACCAAAAGATGGCCACTAGTTTATACTGTATATATGTTTAGGCCATCTTGATTCTGGCCAATGCAATTAAGCCGAAAAGATTATTTTTATCAGATTTCCAGTTTGTTTGCTTGACCATTATACTTCACTTGTATTTACTACTACAAGATATTATCTATCCATGACCCAACGATGTTTATGATAATCTACCGGcaagcaaataattaattaagtttttcATCGGCCCATAACTTTCAAATGTTTACAAAAACCGGCCAATGGCCGACAAAAAAGCCACATACATCAATCATCATTACTCGGCTAATAAAGCTTTAAGAGCTCCCAAGGTACAACTAGTATCCTGAAGGTCACTCTCAAGTTGTATACACCTAGGCTCAGAAGTTTTCAAATCGGCCTCTATCTTCTTCAGTTGTCCTTGGCTTTGGAAACACTGCTTACTCCTTTGAAGGAGCTTTTCCCCCACTTCTTGTCTCTCTTGTTTCAAGGATGCCAATTGTCTTTCCAACTCATTTATCTTGCCTTCAAGAGACTCCACAACCCGTTTTTGTTCCATACACCACCCAAACTCGGGAACCAAGGCTTTCTTCATTTGCTCACAAGCCAAGATTTGTTGTCtccttttttctatttcttggtATGAACCAGCTACACGGGATATTTGTTGGGTCAACACTTCTAGCTTCTCACCAATGAGAGCTACCTTGGGAGGGGCAAAGTATTTGGCTCCAAGTAACAAATCCATGGCCACTTTCACTTTTGATAGTTGGCTTGTTTCCACAAATTCTTTTAATGGTTGCGCTAACGCTTCCTTTACCACCTTTAGAGCCCCATCAACTTCCTCCCTTGATGTCAAGTGTGCGGTTGGTAACTGCGAAATGGCCGAGCAGCATTCTGGTTGGATTAGAGCATCGGCCGAAAATGCCCTCATGAAAGCCTGAAGTTCGGCTTCAAACCCTTGATTACCTTCCTACAATGTCAGCCACTAAGAATCAATTCTTTAGCATAATAGAAGGGAAGTAATCACAAACATGTTTGGTGGTGCAAACTTACTAGTTCATTAGCCAACACCAGGTGTTGCTCACTAAGCGACGAGGAGGGAATACTGGCTTGCGTTGAAGTTTGGGTGAGCACAAGTGTTTCTTCCATATTCATTGTCACAACTTCGCTTTCAGCCATTCTTTCAAGAGAAATTATCTCTCCCACAGGTTCATCACTACTTGGTTGGCCATCTTTATCAATGGTTAGTTCCACGGATTCCTCTATTTCACTAGGAATGGCATTTTGTACGTTGGCCTTCTGCAAATTCATCATATAAAGTATGTCATATTTATGCTCAAGTTAATAGCCAATTTTTCACTCTGGTGCTATGTCATACCTTGAATGTCTCTAGGCAACTTCGTTTGGCCACGCACAATCGTTCTTCGCTCTCAGAAGATTGCTCATCTTGTGTTGCCGGTCGTTTCGCTGGAGGAGATTGAGACGTTGAAGACAAAGTGGCACCATCTGTTATTCAAAGGAGACAAAACAGAAATGCCATTAGCCATCGGCCATAATTCCTTACATAATGGCCGACTGCAATTCAAATTGATTTCGGCTTACCTTTGGCCGCCTCAGTGGCCGCACTATGGTTGGCCTTTCTCTTTGTGCTCCCTTTAGCACACTTCTTCAAAGATTCTTGGCCACCTACAATCAACAAACCCCAAGTTAGTGAACAAACTAACAACATGTGCATAAATGAAAGTACACTTGGGGGGGCAACAACTTACTTATAGTTGGGATTGCTCTAGCAACCTTGCTTGTTATTTTACCACGCCTTACAGCTTTCGGCTTCTCTTGTGCCCATGGATTTCCTGCAAAAGCCGATCGCCTAGCCGACACCAACCCATCTTTAAAGCGGCTACCTACTCGTTTCGCCCACCACTCTCTGAACTGGGAGGAACTCTTGCTAGTTGCTACTCTTGTCTTCATGGGAAAGCTCATGTTGTACACAAACGCCTTGTTATTCTGCTCAATGTCGTCCTTGTTGGAGAAAACGGCTCGCAATGAACTATATCGGTTTGACGATTCTGGCACCGGAGCCGGTATAGCTTGATAATATCCCAACTGACGACTGAAGTAGGATGGTGAATATAACTCCACTCCACACTTGAGTGTTTTACCAGACAAGGCACCCCAGAAGAGATCCCTCATACCTATTGCACTCTTCCAAGCTGAACACGCAGTCTCCCACCTCGTCTCACTTTCTGAGGTGTGTTGGCTGATATCCATTGCAAGGTAGGATGGATACTTCCTACTAAAACAAACGGCAAACTGTTCTGCAGAAAACTCTGGACACTTGAACAACACCTCAAAACACTCTTCTGCCGAATGAGGAAGTAAATCAAGAGGAGCCAATTGTTGTCCAAGAGTGGTGTCTACGGCCAATGCTAAACCCGGCTGTCTGAAAGTGGGAAAGTAAGTGTGCAGCCACAACTGAAAAATCCACAATGGCCCAGACCAATTTGGATTCAGTCCTTCGGTCACACAATGGTGAAGACATCTGTATAAGTGGGCAAGCACAAATGGACCAAGAGCTAATGGCTGATCGCTCTCTTATACTTCTTTACTTGCTAATGCTTCAGCCAACTTGTAGTACTCCACATTCACTTTTTTAGAAGTTGTGCACACTAAGTACTTACATATCCAAAAGGCAAGAAATGCAGCATGCTCTACATGAGTTACTTCCATTGTCTCCTGCTGGttttcctctttctcttctGGACTGCCAATACTATCAAGTGATTTATTTCCCAAGCCGCTGTTAAACACCTCAATCCATGTATTATAATTGGCAACGGCTGGTCTGCCCTTACTTCGATCTCTTAGGTCACCACCAAGATCAATGTCAAACTTTCCTTCTGCAAATACAATGTCCACCACTTGCCCATGTGGCGGCAGGCCTATAATGGCCGCTATATCAATCAAGGTCGGACTAAGTGCACCAAACTGAAGCTCCAGAGAGTTTGTTTGTGAACTCCAAAAACACATAGCGGCAGCCAGCAAGGAGCGGTCACAAGGAATAGTAATGGTGGACAGCTTGATGGCGTCATAGATCCCAAGTCGTTTCCATATTTCCCCAAATCGCTTCTCGACTCGTTCTACCCATGGAATCCAGTTGGCCGTTTCACCAGGCCATTTCCCTGGTTTTGTTCCCCATGCTCCCCATGCTTTTCCTTCACTGAAATAGCTAGAATCATCCACTTCATGCTGGCTCAAAATTTTTTCCACATCAGCCGGTATATCACTTTGGAAACTTGGGCCAAGTTGACGTACCCCACCTTCATTCTGGACTCGTTGTGTTATTCTATTCATGAAGGCCGAGGCATTCTTTTCAGTGGCTTGACTTAGTGCTTCCGCCAATGCAAATGAGCGTTTGGTGATACTTTTTTGCTTGCCTTCATAATTATCTTCTCCGGTCCCTTTCGAAGCCATTGCTTGGACAACCAAGTCCTACATGATATAGAGCATAATTGGTTAGCACACCATGTTTCTCAGCGTAAACCAAGTTTCTAGTTATTCGGTGCTATTCACCGAAAACCACGAAACTTGGGGGGGCAAAAGCATATTACATGCATATGAGCCAAGACATtctcgatatatatatatatatatatatatatatatatatatatatatatggccaatTGCACATGGGAAAGAAAATTTGTATGTGACTAATTGCATTAAAGCAAGTCTGGGCAAACTTAGATAATGCTATGTTCACAAATTGGCATTAATTATACTTCATAGGTTCATGATAATTATGAAGTTGTGTCTAACTACATTATTTGACTATGGGTCATTAAAAATGAAAGTCAAAAGTCATCTttgatgaataaaaaaaaaaaagggaacttgTCAACAATTGCTGCACATGATTGACACCCTAATATAATTGCACATGGTTGATTAACGGCCATGTTATACCTGTGGGTTTCTTGGGGCCTCATATAATTGCTGCACATATTATAATTGTAATTACAATTAATTGATACCCATtgcagccaaaaaaaaaaaaaaaaaaaatggttgatGGCTGCACAACACACGAAGTGGTATTTGTAGTGGATATGAGGCCACAATTATCAATTAATGCTATTCATTAATTAATGCTATTCATGATTGATGGCTGCAGGCCTTTGAAAAAGAAACAGgtcagaaaacaaaataataaaaaaatggtGTTTGGTTAATTGCATCAAGTTAAAGCCTGGGAATTTGAAAGAACTGCAGTACACATTAATTGCATGGTACTCAAAAACTGCAGCATTGAAAGAACCACACGGCCACATCGGCCTGGCAACATGAACCACATCGGCCTGGGATTTTGAAAGAACTGCAGCATTccagttttcaaaaaaaaaaaaaaaaaaaaaaaaaatacaaacatcgGCCGATGAAGAGCAATTACAAGCAGAGGACAAGTTTTATGGGTAGCTCAAAGACGTCCCCATCGAGTGCTTAATTGCAGTCAGTTTAGTTCATGGCATATACTGTAGATTTCTGGGAAAATAAGAACACAAGTGCAGAATGCTATAATTGCACAACTAACTACCCCAAAATACGAAATTGCATTTCAAAAGCAAGAGCTATACCTGCAATTCAAGGTTACCCAGTCATTATACAGCTCCGTTAGAGTGGAATTTGTTCAAATTCGAGATACCCAGCCTTGATTTCAACTTTAGAACAATGGAATAGATGACTATAAGATGCCGAGTTCAAGATCTGCAGAAGAGATATTCATCAGATTTGGCAAATCTGAGTTTTCTGGTTCTCCATGTCAAGTAAAAAGTTCAAGATCGTACCTTTCGTGTAATGATGATAGCTGATTTCATCACCTACTCCTTCCATGCCTAGTTCACttgttgaaaatttgatagattTGAAGATGGGTCTGTGGGAGCTTGAAGACCACCCACAGCAAAGCTtggtttgtgtttttttgtcaaagagagaaggaagagttAACATGTGGTCGTGAGGAGCTGAAATGATAAGAAGGGAAAGAATAATAAAAGGGAAAAGTGAAAATCACAAATGGGTCGACCCGTAGAAAAATGGGTGCACAGCCAACccgaaagaagagaaagaaagacgAAGGGAGTTGGCTGCCAAGTTTTCATTGCGTTGGCTGACTATTCTTTCATTTGGCTGCCACTTTCTTTTGAGTTGTCTACCaactttcattttcatttgGCTGCCACTTTCTTTTGAGTTGTCTACCaactttcattttgagttagCTGACTTGAATTTCCTCATGCATTTGGCCAACTTAAATATATTGTGTGTTGGCTGACCCTCTCTCTCTGTTGGCCAACTTAAATTTTTCATGTGTTGGCTTACCCTCCCTCATTTTGGCCAACTTGAAAATAGTCTCCCTTGATGGCTTACTCTCTTGTGTTGGCCAAACTTAGATTTTCTTGCTTATTGGCAAACTTGAAACTTTTTCATGTGTTGGCCAACATGAGCTACACCTTGGCTTTCTTGTAATGTCTTCACTTGAGTTGGCCAATTCTTGGCATTTTTTTCATCAGTTGGCTCCCACTAGCCACTCATTTAATGGCCAACTAGAGTTTTACTATCGGCTACTCGAATAGGATCTTTATGGAGTTCTTTATTGGCCTTTGCTAGCCATTTTGCTTACTCTGTTGTACTTAGCCAATTTGAGATTTTTTCATGTGTTGGCCAGCAAGAGCAACAAATTGGTTTTCTTGtgatatttttttgtttgttggcTAATACTTAGCATTTTTCACTTGTTGGCTTCCATGATTCACTCTCACTTGTTGGCCAACTCTAGTTCTATCAATCGGCTAAACTCGAGTAAATTAATTGTTGGCATTCGTTAGCCGATTTGCCTACTCGCTCTTCTGTTGGCCGatttgaaaattaatagtcaTTGACTTCCATGTATCTATTAAATTGTTGGCCACCAAAAGTTATATTCCCGTGTTATCCTACTTAACTTGGTTTGGCTTACTAGCGAGCAGCTCCCTTCCCTATTCAAATATCATTTTCTCAAGTTGTCTGCTTACTTACGTACTAGAGCATAGGTATAGCGGCCAACTTATCAGCTTGGATATCGGCCATTAAATTTGGTTCGCCAAATTAGCCGATTTTCTGAAATCTCATTCGGCCAATACATTTGGTTTGTTAAATTATTGAGAGAGAGCGTAACGCTTAAGTTGATGTCCTGAAACCTCATTTGATGAAGGAAGTATGTTCCAGCCGTCAGGGAGGTCATGAAGAATGTATATACCTACGTTTTCAGAAGTCGATTTGGGGGCCAAGTTGactcaaatttctcaaccactcgGCGAATGTCGCCGACGCTTAAGAAACttgggggggcaatgtttgtacccacatttgcatggCCACTGGGTCATAACTAATGTGCATAGTCAtttctgattacaataagcCGCTCTACAAGTAATTTGGGCCGGTAGCTAGAATTGTTGGCCGATGAATAAGTGGACACTTCAGTTAGTCCAAGATGAGTCAGACGAAGCTAGGTTATTGGTTATCGGCCGGCTCGTAgtcattggtttattgtctaaaagcccaTTGGCCAATACTCTAATTGGTTTCCAATCCGAACTCAACTTAGAAGGTTAATGGCCGATTGTCAGAGAGGCCAATAAAcgataaagatgaaatttgatcaagtagtaTTTCAGTCGACTTGAAATTCATGTCAGCCGATAAGGAGAATTCAATCCAAGATAGcctacttcaagattaattgcagccgttgatgacgtccatcaaagccaatccggatagagtccagcgtcaagtcagccgacgataagtattgaagtcgaatcaagatagagtcactgAGGCAAGAAGAGgccgaattccactcaacttcaaagagtcaagagatcagttcaagtcataaagcagccgatataaatagaagcatcgacaGAAGACAAACAGacacaactccagaaactcaagccatcaagctttcTTATTTCGttttaccttttgcttaggtagaatttccgtctgttactttagtttatttgctctgctagttacaatctcagttactttatctttcttgtagcctagtatcgattttgaattgttctctttgttttccttCAAACAACAGTTAATAATTTGCAGCCATTCTAGTTTTCAGTTTCGTTgctattatcttttatttgctccttattgtctttatgctttacttgtttAATCGTGTTATTCATAGTATCTATTAATCTTATATTTACTCATACTCCCACAACCACACCTAACTCACCCGACCTTCAGCCATCAAGTCCTTAATCTAGAGGCATCGAACCGCAgccgagaataagttccttcctcggctaacgattgcttgataagtcagatctacatccactacacctacagttgcacacttggccttctggccgtgtgctggcacgctccgcatctattcatcaagaaggacatttgttccttgatccctcggctgtataggccgaggtgattttcagaggcaacatgACCTCTCATCAAGGCCTACGTATAGATTCTCTTAATTATGTTCCCAAGTTCATCATGGACATCTGTTTTGTTCTAGGTAATTTTGACCTTGTTTCATTTGTTCTCTTAGCTACTTGCATGGACTTTTCTAGAaggttctttgtttgtttggttttacaTTTGTTCTTGTATCTTTGTTTGGGGTTGACTTTAACTGCGTCCTGCATCCcgcttgtattttttttctattaataaaattttgagaaagGGCGATGAGCTAGTCCTCCTCtcgtttctctaaaaaaaaataaagggttattatcacaaatgataccttaactatacctcaatcttatcaatggtacctgaacttcaattttgatcataatcagtacccgaacttttcgatttcattttaaatggtacccagagccacctccggtcactattccgactaaaaactgcatgggaggcaatcatagtgatgatttttgatgatttcaagagttgcaatcatatatagtgatgatttttttgtaatagacttgccttgaatttgttttttttttttagatttgacTTTTTTgaccggaatagtgaccgaaggtggccttaggtaccatttaaaatgaaatcgagaagttcgggtactggttgtgatcaaaattgaagttcaggtaccatcaataaaatagaagataagttcagataccatttgtgataataatccaaaaataaattcCCCAGTACCCAATACTGAATACTATTTCTCAGAACAACTACTCCCCCTTCTATTGGTCAAAGAAGCCTATATTATAACTGCTAGTGCCATTGAAATCTTAATAAACATTGACGCGCATAGCCGCCTAAATCGGGCATCATCCAGTCAAAACCTTCAAAGCCATCTCAATCTCCACCCAAACGTAATGTGTCACGACACTCATGACATCATTGTCAAACATGGAGACCCAAAACCCGATTACCCCCATGTCCCCATCAAACACCCAATCCTGAATCCTTCCCCATATTCAAAGGGTCTGATCGTCATTCCACCGTGCATTACTTGCCTCACTTGGTTTCCACCTCACGTCCCTTTGGATTTGGCTGCGCAGCT
Coding sequences:
- the LOC112170161 gene encoding uncharacterized protein LOC112170161 isoform X1, with the translated sequence MDISQHTSESETRWETACSAWKSAIGMRDLFWGALSGKTLKCGVELYSPSYFSRQLGYYQAIPAPVPESSNRYSSLRAVFSNKDDIEQNNKAFVYNMSFPMKTRVATSKSSSQFREWWAKRVGSRFKDGLVSARRSAFAGNPWAQEKPKAVRRGKITSKVARAIPTISGQESLKKCAKGSTKRKANHSAATEAAKDGATLSSTSQSPPAKRPATQDEQSSESEERLCVAKRSCLETFKKANVQNAIPSEIEESVELTIDKDGQPSSDEPVGEIISLERMAESEVVTMNMEETLVLTQTSTQASIPSSSLSEQHLVLANELEGNQGFEAELQAFMRAFSADALIQPECCSAISQLPTAHLTSREEVDGALKVVKEALAQPLKEFVETSQLSKVKVAMDLLLGAKYFAPPKVALIGEKLEVLTQQISRVAGSYQEIEKRRQQILACEQMKKALVPEFGWCMEQKRVVESLEGKINELERQLASLKQERQEVGEKLLQRSKQCFQSQGQLKKIEADLKTSEPRCIQLESDLQDTSCTLGALKALLAE
- the LOC112170161 gene encoding uncharacterized protein LOC112170161 isoform X2, producing the protein MDISQHTSESETRWETACSAWKSAIGMRDLFWGALSGKTLKCGVELYSPSYFSRQLGYYQAIPAPVPESSNRYSSLRAVFSNKDDIEQNNKAFVYNMSFPMKTRVATSKSSSQFREWWAKRVGSRFKDGLVSARRSAFAGNPWAQEKPKAVRRGKITSKVARAIPTISGQESLKKCAKGSTKRKANHSAATEAAKDGATLSSTSQSPPAKRPATQDEQSSESEERLCVAKRSCLETFKKANVQNAIPSEIEESVELTIDKDGQPSSDEPVGEIISLERMAESEVVTMNMEETLVLTQTSTQASIPSSSLSEQHLVLANELWLTL